The following proteins are encoded in a genomic region of Thermothielavioides terrestris NRRL 8126 chromosome 5, complete sequence:
- a CDS encoding glycoside hydrolase family 47 protein (CAZy_ID 269972): MLFARKTGPATLIPGVAILFAVYFLYLWRNGDRLAVATPRPAVDDWQPRGQAAFWRNVPVHYPPSSIRPLATGTPVRYPPIQATAFPAQPQDARRQAVKQVFAKCWRSYRELAWGADELTPVSGGRRDPFGGWAATLVDSLDTLWIMDMKAEFAEAVAAAEAINFTHSTLDQVNVFETNIRFLGGFLSAFDLSGDARLLRKAVEVGDMLYKAFDTTTRMPITRWDIRAAARGERQAAPASVLLAEIGSLSLEFTRLSMLTGDARWFDAAQRIADAMAAQQDSTALPGLWPLTADAAQTRPVFDAGSLFTLGAMADSAYEYLPKMAALLGGRLPGYQAMYEKAADAAARHNLFRPLTPTDADILVAGIVHVGEDGSTELEPQAQHLACFLGGMFALGGRLFGREKDMDVAQRLVDGCIWSYKALPHGVMPETFYLAPCPSPGGDCRWDEAAWKREVVRRAGKDKKETDDDDDDANNDDDPTGTAAADAIIAEERLPPGITAITDRRYVLRPEAAESVFVLYRATGRAELLEAAWAMFEAIDAATTTPLANSAVHDVTEAADADGKPQAADAMESFWMAETLKYFYLVFSEPGLVSLDEFVFNTEAHPFRRLVR; the protein is encoded by the coding sequence ATGCTCTTCGCCAGGAAAACAGGCCCAGCTACCTTGATCCCCGGCGTCGCCATTCTCTTCGCGGTTTACTTCCTGTATCTATGGCGTAACGGCGACCGCCTTGCAGTTGCGACGCCAAGGCCGGCGGTGGACGACTGGCAGCCTCGTGGCCAAGCTGCCTTCTGGAGAAACGTCCCCGTCCACTACCCGCCTTCCTCCATCCGACCGCTTGCCACGGGCACGCCAGTCCGATATCCGCCCATCCAAGCGACGGCGTTCCCTGCTCAACCGCAGgacgcccgccgccaggccGTCAAGCAAGTCTTTGCCAAGTGCTGGCGGTCTTACCGGGAGCTCGCAtggggcgccgacgagctgacTCCCGTGtcgggcggccgccgcgatcCCTTCGGCGGCTGGGCCGCCACGCTGGTCGACTCGCTCGACACGCTGTGGATCATGGATATGAAAGCCGAattcgccgaggccgtcgccgctgccgaggccATCAACTTCACCCACTCCACCCTGGACCAAGTCAACGTCTTCGAGACCAACAtccgcttcctcggcggctTCCTCTCGGCCTTCGACCTGAGCGGCGAcgcgcgcctgctgcgcaAGGCCGTCGAGGTGGGCGACATGCTGTACAAGGCCTTCGACACGACCACCCGCATGCCCATCACCCGGTGGGacatccgcgccgccgcccgcggcgagaggcaggccgcgcccgccagcgTGCTGCTCGCCGAGATCGGCAGCCTGTCGCTGGAGTTCACGCGCCTGTCCATGCTGACCGGCGACGCGCGGTGGTTCGACGCGGCGCAGCGCATCGCCGACGCCATGGCCGCGCAGCAGGATTCGACCGCGCTGCCGGGCCTCTGGCCGCTgacggccgacgccgcgcagaCGCGCCCCGTCTTCGACGCCGGCTCGCTCTTCACCCTGGGCGCCATGGCCGACTCGGCCTACGAGTACCTGCCCAAGatggccgcgctgctcggcggccgcctgccgGGCTACCAGGCCATGTACGagaaggccgccgacgcggccgcccgGCACAACCTGTTCCGGCCGCTGACGCCGACGGACGCGGACATCCTCGTCGCGGGCATCGTGcacgtcggcgaggacggcagcACCGAGCTGGAGCCGCAGGCCCAGCATCTGGCCtgcttcctcggcggcatGTTCGCGCTCGGCGGGAGGCTGTTCGGCCGCGAGAAGGACATGGACGTCGCGCAGCGGCTGGTCGACGGCTGCATATGGAGCTACAAGGCGCTCCCGCACGGTGTCATGCCCGAGACGTTCTACCTGGCCCCCTGCCCTTCGCCGGGAGGAGACTGCCGGTGGGACGAGGCCGCGTGGAAGCGGGAGGTGGTCCGCCGAGCAGGGAAGGACAAGAAGGAGaccgacgatgacgacgacgacgccaacaacgacgacgacccgaCTGGCaccgcagcagcagacgCGATCATCGCGGAGGAGCGGCTACCACCAGGCATCACGGCGATCACGGACCGGCGGTACGTGCTGCGgccggaggcggccgagagcGTGTTCGTGCTGTACCGCGCGACCGGCCGGgcggagctgctcgaggcggCGTGGGCCATGTTCGAGGCCATCGacgcggcgacgacgacgccgctgGCCAACTCGGCCGTGCACGACGTGACGGAGGCCGCGGACGCGGACGGCAAACCgcaggcggccgacgcgATGGAGTCCTTCTGGATGGCCGAGACGCTCAAGTACTTCTATCTCGTCTTCAGCGAGCCCGGGCTGGTCAGCCTGGACGAATTCGTGTTCAATACCGAGGCGCATCCTTTCCGCCGGTTGGTGAGGTAG